The genome window GTCTTTGGCAGCTTATTGTTTGTAGAGTAAGCAATATAATTTTAAAATTGCTCCTATAAAAAAGCCACTTCATCTTGAAGTGGCTTTATCCTTATCATGGAAATAAAGTCATCGTTCCCGAATTTTGGAAGTCAGGTTATGTTTGCACATCTGTTACCTGTAATTTGGTACGGTAAAGGGACATCCTTTACAAAGTTAAAGGGACATCGTTTACACTTTTTAAAGACTAATTTACTGAGTAAAATCAGAAATTATGCCTTGGAAAGAAACGACAACTATGGAACAAAAAGTAGAATTCATCTGTGAATGGAGAACTCAAAAGTATTCGATTACAGAATTATGCAAGGCATTTAAAATTTCTCGACCCACTGCATACAAACTCATTTCTAGGTTTGAAAAAGACGGAATTGAAGGCTTAAAAGAGCATTCGAAAGCACCTCAAATACATCCCAATAGGACTAAGGAAGACGTCTTGAAAAATATTCTAAAACTCAAAGAAAAACACAAACACTGGGGAGCAAAAAAAATAAGAAAATTGTTGTTTAACGTTTGTATTGAAGACGATATCCCAAGTGTGGTTACCGTTCACAATATATTATCTAAAAACGGTTTTGTTATACCTCAAAAACGCTGTAAAAGAGTCAAGCCTCTCTTCTTTATTTTTGACCCGCAACACTGTAATGAGGTATGGAGTGCTGATTACAAAGGAAAGTTCTTAATGGGTAATAAAATCTATTGTCATCCACTCACAATTGCGGACTCAAAAAGTAGATTTATATTCTCTGCAAAAGGACATTATAAAGAAACTCTAAAGAACGCTAAAGCAGATTTTACAAAGGTTTTTAGAACATATGGTATACCAAAACAAATACACACAGATAACGGAAGCCCATTTGGATCTGTAAGGGCAATTCAGAGATTTACCCAACTATCTTATTGGTTTATTGAACTCGGAATTATGCCTGTTTTTTCCGACCCAGGACACCCAGAACAAAATGGAAGACATGAACGAATGCATCGTGATTTAAAGGCGGATTGTGCGAAGCCGTCAGCTTATGATTTAAAAGCGCAACAAAGGCGCTTAAATCACTTTGTAAAAGAATATAACCACATACGTCCACATGAAGCTTTAGACATGGAAACACCCGCTTCTGTGCATCTGTTTTCTACACGTCCGTTTACTGAAAGAATTAAACTATTTGATTATAATTCTAAATTTAAAATAATGAAAGTGACACAAAATGGTGCGGTGAGATGGAAGTCTAAACATTGGGTCTATTTAACAATAGCTCTTAAAGGAAAATATGTGGGGGTTGAGGAATTAGGAAATGGCATTTGGAGCATATATTATTATAATGTATTTTTAGGTTACTTTGATGATATGAACATCAGAAATAAACAAACATCAATAAGGCTTAGTCAAAATTTAGTGTAAAGTGTGATCTTTAACTTGTGTAAACTATGTCCCTTAACGCACATTTATGAGAAACATTTTACTAATCATTTTAGCTTTTGCAATTACTAATTGTAAATCACAATCATCCGAAGAATTGAATGTGCTGTTCATTGGAAATAGTCTGACCTATTTTTATGATATGCCACAAACACTTCAAATGATGCTGAATGAAACTCATCCAAATATTAAAATTGACCAAAGTACATTTCCTGGTCAATCATTATCTGGTCATTTATCGGACATAATTACTTCAAGAACAGAAAACGGAATTAAAACAAGAGAAAAAGAACTAGGAGAAACCACAGAGACTGAAATAAAAATAGCCGAAAAAAATTGGGATATTATCATTTTACAGACTGGAACAGTTAGTCTTTTAATCCCTGAAAATCGAGAGATAAAAGTAAATAAAGCTGTTTCAGATATTAAAAAATTAGTGAACAATCCAAATTGCGAATTCATATTGTTCAATACTTGGCCTTCAAAAAAAGAATATCCAAAGCAATATTGCTACTCATCAAGAATGATTGACAAATCAATTGAAAAAGGCACGTGTTGCTCACCAACAATTGAGAATTTAGAACAAGAAATTAAATTGATTAACGAATCTTATCATTTGGTAGCAGAAAAAAATGGAATCAAGAAATCGGATAATGGAACAAAATTCTACGAAATTCTGACCAAACACATAGAAATTGAACTATACGATGATGATATTCATCCAAATGCTTACGGTTCCTTTTTAAATGCTTGTATTTTCTATCAAATGCTGACTAATAAAAAAGCATCAGAATTGAAATATATTGGAGAAATCGAACCAAAAACAGCGGAATTATTAAAGAAAGTAGCGAAATAAAAACTACAGGTAACACCGTGTATAATTAATTGCTTGGTCACTGCCGACTTACGAACATTCCTGCTGAATATTCTATCTGTGATTTATTTACTAATTTAGTTGCTTAACCACGCAACTAACCATACACATCACGTTATTGTGCAACACTATCTTATCGATGACCTACCATGTCTTCAGGTTTTACCCATTCGTCAAATTCTTCTGAGGTGACGTATTCTAAGGATAGGGCAGCAGCTTTAAGCGTGGTACCTTCTTCATGTGCTTTATTTGCGATTTCGGCAGCTTTATAATAGCCTATTTTAGTATTTAAGGCGGTTACAAGCATTAAAGAATTGTCGAGTAAGGATTTGATGGTTGCCTTGTTAGGCTCAATTCCTACGGCGCAATTTTCATCAAAACTTCTACAAGCGT of Nonlabens sp. Ci31 contains these proteins:
- a CDS encoding DUF4886 domain-containing protein; this encodes MRNILLIILAFAITNCKSQSSEELNVLFIGNSLTYFYDMPQTLQMMLNETHPNIKIDQSTFPGQSLSGHLSDIITSRTENGIKTREKELGETTETEIKIAEKNWDIIILQTGTVSLLIPENREIKVNKAVSDIKKLVNNPNCEFILFNTWPSKKEYPKQYCYSSRMIDKSIEKGTCCSPTIENLEQEIKLINESYHLVAEKNGIKKSDNGTKFYEILTKHIEIELYDDDIHPNAYGSFLNACIFYQMLTNKKASELKYIGEIEPKTAELLKKVAK
- a CDS encoding integrase core domain-containing protein is translated as MEQKVEFICEWRTQKYSITELCKAFKISRPTAYKLISRFEKDGIEGLKEHSKAPQIHPNRTKEDVLKNILKLKEKHKHWGAKKIRKLLFNVCIEDDIPSVVTVHNILSKNGFVIPQKRCKRVKPLFFIFDPQHCNEVWSADYKGKFLMGNKIYCHPLTIADSKSRFIFSAKGHYKETLKNAKADFTKVFRTYGIPKQIHTDNGSPFGSVRAIQRFTQLSYWFIELGIMPVFSDPGHPEQNGRHERMHRDLKADCAKPSAYDLKAQQRRLNHFVKEYNHIRPHEALDMETPASVHLFSTRPFTERIKLFDYNSKFKIMKVTQNGAVRWKSKHWVYLTIALKGKYVGVEELGNGIWSIYYYNVFLGYFDDMNIRNKQTSIRLSQNLV